Genomic window (Daucus carota subsp. sativus chromosome 5, DH1 v3.0, whole genome shotgun sequence):
ttttttgaacttagagcaagtccaatagtgcCCTAAAAtcatgtcctaaatcaaaatttaaggcatttgaagTAAAATGGTGCTCTAACAATATCTTAGTGGTGCCTCAAAACACTAGGACAACTAACAAATACCTTATTATTGAGGCACAATCATGCATGCCCTGAATCATttctatcaataaaatattagcttACTCACATTCCAACACACCtctcttctctttctttttcacttccctccaacaataattcaaatatactattatttaaataataaggcacaataataaggcatgttgttggagttgttatattaaaatgatgtcctaaatcactaggacataattttttattatatatagaagGCACTTggtaggacattgttggacttgctcttaaaatAGACATAGTatgcatatataaaattagtataccaaattatatatcaaactcATTATTCTTtctgtaaaaatatatattgctaATATTATAGTTTGTTAATTACAAATGAATAAAAGATGAATTTTGACGAAAggacaagaaaaaaaaatgaagggaATAATAAATTTTCCCCCGATATTCTTTTAGCagtataataatcttaaccaaATTATAAGACGTCAGGTGAGAGAGATGAACAAAAACTCGCATTTTTTATGTTAAGGTAAAGTGATgtgattataacaaaaattgaCATTGAACTACACACACTTGCAGAGTATTAAGGACTCTAATATCTGAATTAAGtgagtttatttatatttgctCTCTCTCCTCGTAGGTTTATCTTTTTAACCTCCCCAGCCAAGCTATGATTTTTCCTAGCTGAACCTCTTCATGTAAATCCTTCAGATCTTGTAagtttctcttatttttcttgcccagattttgttttagatCCATATTGACTTCAATATGTTCACTTggatgttaataatttattttgtcacTTTGTATCTGTCTGGTCTATAATTATACAAAGGTTGTACTTTTTCATGTTTTCTTGAATCTTATTACGTGGGTTCTGTTgaatgtcttttttttttttttccggggATTTGGATGGTGACTCTTGTTTTCTTCAGGTTACAACTAATATTTCAATACACTATTTCACTACCCAATTTAAGGTTTAAGCTATTTAGtttctttaattattagtaGTATCTAGCAGGCAGAGCTTCTGGATTACCATTTACTTGACTGCCTTGAAAAGGTAACTTTTTTTAGCTCATTTATGTTTTTTCATGCCCCATCTGCAGCATAGTGACCACAACTTAGCAGCTCATTTAGGGTAAACGCCCAATTTGCTAATCGTTGTCTTGTTAGAGGTGACTAAATTCTCGAGATGCAGCCAAGTCTTCCCAAATTTACCATCAAGCTAAAAAGAGAGCAAAAAGTTGTTGAGGCTATGACATCTGCCAAAACTCACCGAGATTGCAAGATAGGGGAACAGATCAACATCATTGCCCCAAATTTTAGTGGTGAGCAGGAAAGCAATCTTGATAGACGTGCACAAGACACTTCAACTGAAGAAAAAAAGGATGATTGCTCAGATGACGATCATCAAGATTGCAATAATGCTCAGAATCAGCTTGTTGTTTATAATCCTGCTGATGCCGACTCTGATGACATTGGATCTCAATCTTCCCGAACATACTCCTTACAGAACCAGGCTTACAAAATTTCACCATCTGTGGGAGCTTTTACTGTCCAATGTTCAATCTGTTTCAAATGGAGGTTTCTTCCGTCAAAGGAGAAATATGAGGAAATTCGTGAACACATTACGGAGCAGCCTTTTGTATGTGAAGCAGCTCGTGAATGGCGTCCTGAGATATCATGTAATGATGAGCCTGATATTAGACAAGACGGAAGCAGGCTATGGGCGATTGACAGGCCTAATATTGCTCAACCCCCTCGTGGATGGGAGCGGCTGTTAAGGATTAGGGGTTTTGGAGGAAGCAGATTTGCAGACGTGTATGTGTTACTCACATTCTTTTTCAGTTTTGTTTAGGTCTTGCCATTTGCCTCTTCGTTTCAGTTTAGAAGTTGAGATTTGCTACTTTCAGGTATTATATTTCACCATCAGGCAAGAAACTGCGGTCCACGGTTGAAATTCAAAGGTACTTTTGTATGCTACATTTTAAGCTCAGGATTAGAGTAATCATATCTTCCAGATGTCATATGGTCTTTGTCTTTATGTTACTTAAAGTACCGCAATTGTGcgaaaaattaatattgacaAAATAGGTTTAGAAAATTGGGAATTCATGCGACATGGTTAGCTCATAGCACACCATAATTACCTTTACCTTTAGTGTTTTtaatagaggtaattgcatatcgcacccctgaactatcgttcaaaaacgatattgtattcatactttgagaaactcaactcgcacctcctatctttacatttcaagaacgatacgcacccccctccgttaaattccgttaacttccgttaaaatactccctccctctcaatttacatgtcccttttactttttgaggagtcaaattgactaatttttgaccaactattagaaaatatttatttattattttatgaaatagaaagttacatattaaaatagactaagatttactttttgaatatatttttttaaaatttttgtttaattaagctatccccaagtcaaaatgatttcacatatcaaatgattttaaatttttagtgatatgtgtattaagtacttaaaatatacactaatttaaatataaaaaacaaatattatgtgatatttattataaataaatacatttttattaaacaaaaatttaatatgtaaaatcatttgatatgtaaaatcattttgacttggggatagCTTAGTTAgacaaaaattttagaaaaatatcatcaaaaagtaaatctagtctattttaatatgtaactttctatttcctaaaataataaatatatattttctaatagttggtcaaaaattagtcaatgtgactcctcgaaaagcaaaagggacatgtatcttgaaacagagggagtattttaacggaatttaacggaaggggtgcgtatcgttcttgaaatgtaaagatagggggtgcgagttgagtttctcaaagtatgggtacaatatcgtttttgaacgatagttgGGGGGTGTGATATGTAATTACCTCTTTTTAATATCCTTACtaactttattatttttctcttaGTCCTTGACGTACTTTAACATTGTCAGAGGGATTCAGTCTCCATTTCGAAATACTGTACAAATAAATGTCGTGACCTCTTATATGTCGGTTTCTTCTAGTTTGCCAAGTGTGCCTCCAATGTAGTTGGCCTGCCACCTTTAGTTTATTGTGCATTTCTTTGTAACAAATGGTGCTTCCTTGGGTTGTCAAGTCGAGAACTGACGATGCTTAACTACAATATTCCTTATAATGTTTCCACTGACAGGTACTTGCTTCAACATCCCGATGAGGCGGAAGGAGTTGCCTTATCTCGATTTTCTTTCCAAACCCCAAAGCCTTTGCAGAAAAACTTTGTGAAAAAACGTACGGACCATGTAGCTTCTCCTGATGGGAGAGTTAATGGGACGCTTGAATCTTCTCAAGGTGTGTTAGTAACCTGTGCAGACAAGATGTCTTTTATCCTATAAATTAGTATAAGTGTAAAATGTCTAAATCGCAGACATTAGATTGTATAAAAATGGTTTTTAAAATAGAAGAGTAGGTATGTAGTAGTAGAAATGTATCTGCCCTTGATTAAGGACTGATTTTACACTACTTATTGCAGGGAGTCCCATGTCATGGACACGTCCAGAAGCAAATGCAGAGTTGCAGCTCGAAATGGTAAATTACACTGCTCCTGTTGTTGAACCGACAGATCATCGGACTGCTCCTTGTCAGGACCCTTTTCTTAAAGCCATAGATCGACCAACCAAGAGATCGAAGCAACCAAGTGGTCATATGTACAATGCTGGTTGCACGTATGGAAACTTACAAAAATATGAAGGTAGTAGAACCTAGACAGGGCTTCAACTATATATGTCAGCTGTTTATAATGCAGTATGTTTAATACAGTTGCCCTTCTGTCAAAGCTTGTAGTGCAAGACTCGTTTATGCCTGTTCTTCTTTATGTAGTATATTCTAGTACAATTGTTGGTTCATTGTTATGAATAGAAGATCTgttgttgaactttgaactaaTATACATGGTCATATGTTTCCTATATGTGAATTCTGGGTGTACCAACTATTTTCAAGTTGTTTTATctagaaataattattttttatgcatGTTAgcttataatcatataaatgaTGAACTACTTATTGAAAACTTCTACGGGGACtcgcttttaaaaaaaaatattcagatGATTATGGTATAAAATTTACCACTACTTACTTCTGTTCTTTATTTTTGGTGATGGAAtggttttgaattttaatttgttatttctatatgCAACAAAGAATTAGATGCAAGGTGTACATCGAAATAAAGGTGGTCTAAATACTTTTAGTAGCACGTCACATTGTTAATCACAAAATTGTTTTGTGGTTTTAGTTTGCTGTTTTTCTGCTTTTATCTTTAGTTtattacttttaaattaattatctgAAATTCCCAATCAATCTTTTTGCCAACTGTTCAATTTTATCCTTCTCTGTCTTGGCTTTTTAGGTTATCTCTGTTAGTtgtttttttacatatatttgtattgaaATCCTTGTTAAAACTTCACCCGGGTTTcagttaaattaattaattataccaATTTTAAGAGACTTTATTGGTGGGTTTGGTTTAACAAATGATGAGTATCAGTATTGGTTTGCTCCCTTGTGTATTAGACCATATATATGGTGCATTTTGCATAGGTCAAAAGTCAAGTTTAGCTTTTTTCTCAAAAGGCTGGCTGGCATGAAGCTTGATCTTAGTGAAAGTATGATCAAGCAGCTTACCCTTCTCGGAATTGGCCACCATAATTGGTTCTACCCAATTGGAAAACTGTTTGGGAACCCAAGGCAGCTTGTTCAAGAGAAGGGGTTTCCAGAACTCCTCGTGATTGGTGCTTTTTAGATCATTACCTCCTGGAAGTCAGAGTGCGGATACATTTCTAGCACTGAAAGACGTGGGACGACATCATATTGCAGGTATACTACTAATGCTGGAAATTGTTATTGGTTTTTTTTTCTTGCAGTACTATTAATACTTGTAGTTTAGCCGTAGTAAGTTATCTTGTTCTAAAGGATCAGCACAAGGGAAAATTTCTGGTCTAACAAACATATCATCACATCCTAGTTGCATCATTAACGCAGCATCTGTTGGAGTCACAATGCCTCCAGTAGCAGCATGCACAACAGGAAACCTTCCCCATTTGCCTAGTCTGGGCTTACTATGCATTAGAATCTCCAATTTCCTTGAAAAGTGTGAAAAACTTTATCTTCATCCATatcgataaaaattaaaacctATGTTACTTGAACTCATCTCCGTCCTATTTTTGGACATGGGCATCGGGAATGGTAACGATGCACTAATAAACAAGTAGGGTAAAAATTAttcattaaaatcatataaccAAAAAACTCACATCTAACATGTATTATGAGAGACTTTGCGATTTAGGTGTTTTAAGGTTTTCTCATCCCATCTTCTCATCCTTCTCTTTTGCATCCTAATTAGCACTTAGCAGCAATGTCGATGCTGTTGTTTTATGCAGTTATGGATTAAAGTGtgataatttttgtaaatacaAGCCTGATTATTTCCCTATTATATGTGAAGTTATTATAACAAATGctttcaaattaaaaaccatATAGTTTTCTGGTTAAAAAATGatttacatttataaatatatcatcTGAGCCTAGAGAACAGAGGgaagttatttttattataggtTAAAGTGACTAGTGTTCACCAAATCTGGTAGATGAAGAATGAAAATATAGACTTTGCAGACTTGTAATCTAGTACAATTGATGGAATTGTGATACTTTCGATGAATTTACACTTGTTAATCAGGATTAGTCTGTCATGTGTATGTCAGTATGTGGCTGTTTAGGTTTGCTTATTTGGAAAAGACAAGCACAATTCTCCCGCATAAAAAGTACCTAGTTGTGTTGTGTACATGTGCCTGTTAGGTTTAGcttaatttgataaaatttgcACTTGtcttttatcaaattaatatatttttgactatttttttttactccAAATTCATTTgttttgataaataaattttataatggaGTATCAATCATCAGGTGTAGAATATCTTATTGGTATCATAGTATGTAAGCAAttaaaaagtgcttctacttatttacacaaacggttcaagaaaagcagaagccagaagcaactCCGACTTCTGCTAACCAAACAGGCACATAGTAAAGTTCTGTTAAGACCACTTTTTATCGGAGACCTCGGAGAACATGCATGTTTTGCAAataaaacattgcaaaacttataattttgcaaatcatattcaatgaaaatcattttttaattaaaaatcttgaaaaatcatACTCCTTCAGTTCCACCCAAATGATTATATTTGGGTGGGGCATAGAGATTAAGAAAATATGTAAAGTAAGAGtatgaaagaaagaaaagtgaggATAGTGATGAAACCATTTGATATTTAATACATAAAGTAAGGATAGTGGTGAAAAGTAGTGGGGgtagttgatttttatattataaaattttactatacttaataaattttgaaatatagaatggatgggacatcccaaaaaggaaagtgtaaataaatggttgagacggagggagtatatgtatTGCGAGGAAGACATTGCAAGACTGGACATTGCAAAACATAGGTTGTGCAAAAGAATGTCTGGCTTGCAAAACGTACATtattttttggattttcaaTGAAATAGCACTATTCAAATAACatactttataaaatataatgttgtTAATGTTTTGGTGCAGAACATGCATCGTTTCCGAGGATTCTGATAAAAAGTGATTTTGGAGGTCTCCGATAAAAAGTGGTCttcatagaactttactctctATATCACAAACCTCcttaaaatacaatataaaaactaaaaaaaatcttaaaattatatttaaatatagcaAAAATTGTATTTAAATCGTTAGGAGATGTAGAATAATTATAGTGAAGTCAGATTGAcatgaaaattcaaattaaaaatggaGGGGATTATGTGGGATCATGTGTGGGAGGATGAATTTTAATTGTGTGTGGTGACTTCTAGAAGGCTTGTAGTTTGTACAGTAATTTGGTTAACTACACAACTAAAAaccttcttaaaataaaaactaaaataaaaaaaattctgaatcaCATCGAAATAGCACATATGATATGCAACTGAAAGTTGGGAGATGAATAAAAATACCATTAAGTCAGATTTCTAAAAAACTCACCGTTGACgagaaaaatcaaaatagaaaCGGATGAGATTATGTGGGTTATGTGTGGGAGAGCGTATTTTAATTGTGTGGAGCGTATTTTAATTGTGTGGTGACTTCTaggggccattagattagattCGTCCAAGGGCTtggattaaatttatttaaaggcTTAGAATAAGTTTGTACaataatttggtttgtatttgagcaattgcttatatatatatatttggtttttaaTGTTCTTGGTCACCAAGAGGACTGAAattcagaaagaaaaaaaaaacgaaCTGGGCCTGAATTGTGAAAGCCCTGAACCAGGACCGAAATTTGGGTTCGCTTCTCGGTGAATTGGGAAATTCTAATATGGTCAATTGATGGAATGATTATTCTTCTGTTTCCGAACAGGATTTTTTTATCGATACAACCCTTCTGTTTCAACAACTCCCCAAGTTGTGATCCCCCCGCCCCGCCCCTCCCCTCCCCTCCAAAAGGTGATTTTAGTAATTACCAAGTATAAGTTATTGTCCAGCAGTATCTCGACCCAATATTAGGCATCTTGCCCGGTGGAAAAGCTACATCTAGTTCCGAACCAGCGATTTGGTTGATATCCAGTGTTGTTTTTCAAGCGTGGAAGTCACCTAATTAGAAGTTGTCAAAATTTTATAGCGATCAGAGCTAACCACAAGGTATTCTTTTCTCTCAGATTTGCAATTACATATGAATTTGTTTAAATTGTAATGATCCTCTCATTTTTAGGAAGTAAGGGTAAAATTGAAATTACATTTTCGAATTTAGTGGTTTCAACGAGACCCTGCTGTCTACTAGCCATCAATTCTTCTGGGCATATCCCCTTGTACTCAAATCTTGTGAGTGATCCACATTTTATACGGGTATACTTTGTTTAAGATACAATTTAACTGCAAATTTTACTTATGTATCAAGTTCGGAGTTCGGTGCATTTAATAGTTTTAATTTAGTGTCTACTATCTACCTTATGTGATTCTGATATGTATGTATGATACTTGCacaaaattttcttcaaatttggTATTCTATCTTGATGAGCTTTTGCCTATGCAAGTTACAAGTATCATTGTTTTACGCAAATTAAGCTATTAATACTTTCTAATCGATAGCTTCAGGATCACAAATCTCTTAGATTTTAGTACCTTCAAAAGGAAACTTTTTCTCTGGGGTTAAGCATCAATCTCATGATTAATTACGTCCAAATATATGAGATTGGTCACCATTTGCAAACATTACCTAATATAATCCTTAACTTCTTTTATTTGTACAAGTCGTTTAAGTCGActggaattaaaattttgaaggaTTGAACAAATCTACAAGTTTCAAGCTCGACCTCTCAAATCCGTATCTTACAGATCTAGAGGAAAAAGTCTATGTTTCTCCACCACATCTTATCTCATTTTCAAGCAGTTCAACACATGCCTCTGATTTACATATCCATATGTTAGGGTTTACATCTGATAAGTGCAGTTTAATTCAGTTATTTGTGGTTGTAGTTGTTTAGGTTTCTAGTGCctatgttatttatatatattctagaaATTGTTGTAGGTGTATTACTTTTTGCAGTTGAAAGGATGGAGATGAcgaagtgtgtgtgtgtgtgtgtgttttattatttttttctttttgcaatCGAAGCCATGTAATTGCTACGTCATTATGTGACTTTTAAATCACTGCCGTGTCAGTCGCCTGACATGTTGGTTTGGGCATTGAAAATTCAACTGACTCTTGACCGGTTTGTGCAAATTAAAGAAGTCGGTGACTGGACTGAGTCATATTTGTGAAAAGTGATGAAATTGGTAGAATCGTATGAAATGAATACCAGATAACTCAGGGTATTATTATGGGTAGGGGGTGTGATTATTGATTGCCATGACCATTATTCATGAGGGAGGAGATATGAGTCTTGCCACTAGGCAATCAACAAAACCTTGAATATGCAATTTTTTTAGTCCAACTAATTTCAAAAACCCAGTCATGTTATATGCTGATATCATTACTCTCTCAACCTTCAGTGCGGTGATTGTTGCTTGAAATTCACTTGGTTTCTTTAATTGACTTGTACTCTGCTATGTTATGTTctgtaataatttataattttacttaaaGATACAGCTTCAACTGCAGAACTAATTATGACATTATAGTATTAGCAACAAGCCTTTTGTTTGATTGGCAGTTATTTGGGGTAAGTGCATGATTAGGTTGCCATGTCTTGTTACAGGTTATTAGGGTACTTAAGATGGATCCTGAAATAAATCTGCAAGATCTTCACCCAAAAAAGAGATGGAGGAGTGAGTTGTATGCTCAATTTGTTCTTGCCTGGCAGAACAATAATCAGTTACCTGCTGAAGGCACTCCAGAAAAAAATGTTAATAGCTTGGATGACAATCATCAGCTGGCTGTTTATACTCCTGCTGACGCTTCTGCTTCTGATGGAACTGTTACTCAACCTCCACAGAACCAGGCCGGTCGGATTGCGCCATCTGTGGAAGCTTACACTGTCCAGTGTTCACTCTGTTATAAGTGGAGGCTTATTCCTTCGAAGGAGAAATTCGAGGAAATCCGTGAACACTTAATAGAGCAGCCTTTTGTATGCAGAGCACTTTATCAGTGGCGTCCTCAGATATCTTGCACTGTTAAAACTGATCTTCAACCAGATGGTAGCAAGTTATGGGCAATTGAAACGCCCAACATTCCTCGACCCCCTCCTAGGTGGAAGCGCATTTTGAAGATCAGGGCTTCCCAAGGAACCAGATTTGCAGATGTGTACGTATTActctacattttttttttaaatatggttTAGTCTTAATATCTGCTGCTTCGTTTCAGTTTAAAAGTTGAGCTTTTCTTTACTTTCAGGTATTATTATACACCATCGAACAAGAGACTGCGGTCCACAACTGAAGTTCAAAGGTACTCTTGTCTCTTAGGTTTGTTTTCAGTTGAGCAGAGCGTTCAAAAACTTGCAAATCTTTATGTTTGGTTTAAATGATAATATTGATGAAGTGGTCCAAAAATTATAGAGTAAAGTGACATAAGGTCCTTCTACCATAAAACATGGCCGGCGCACCAACTTGACCTCTTCTCTGTAGTGTTTTCGATATTTTTCAAACATTATTTAGATTCTGTTTGTATTTGGGCATATTTTTAAGAATGTAAATGTTTGCTCTATATTAACCTATCGTCATGCAAATTTCGCAAACTATTGTTATGCCAATGGGCGCTCAGATATAGATGGTTTGCTTCCCTTCATGTTATAGTACAATATGTTTAAACAGTTGAACAACGTTGTGTTCTTGGCTTGAGTCCAGCACTGACAGTGCCTATTTGCAATATTCCATATGGGATTACCATTCACAGGTATTTGCGTGAACATCCCAATGAGGCGGATGGAGTTGACTTGGgccaattttcttttaaaatcccACTGTTGGTGAAGGAGAAGTCCTTGGAAGAACATACCACCCG
Coding sequences:
- the LOC108222716 gene encoding methyl-CpG-binding domain-containing protein 2-like isoform X2, coding for MQPSLPKFTIKLKREQKVVEAMTSAKTHRDCKIGEQINIIAPNFSGEQESNLDRRAQDTSTEEKKDDCSDDDHQDCNNAQNQLVVYNPADADSDDIGSQSSRTYSLQNQAYKISPSVGAFTVQCSICFKWRFLPSKEKYEEIREHITEQPFVCEAAREWRPEISCNDEPDIRQDGSRLWAIDRPNIAQPPRGWERLLRIRGFGGSRFADVYYISPSGKKLRSTVEIQRYLLQHPDEAEGVALSRFSFQTPKPLQKNFVKKRTDHVASPDGRVNGTLESSQGSPMSWTRPEANAELQLEMVNYTAPVVEPTDHRTAPCQDPFLKAIDRPTKRSKQPSGHMYNAGCTYGNLQKYEGWLA
- the LOC108222716 gene encoding methyl-CpG-binding domain-containing protein 2-like isoform X1 — translated: MQPSLPKFTIKLKREQKVVEAMTSAKTHRDCKIGEQINIIAPNFSGEQESNLDRRAQDTSTEEKKDDCSDDDHQDCNNAQNQLVVYNPADADSDDIGSQSSRTYSLQNQAYKISPSVGAFTVQCSICFKWRFLPSKEKYEEIREHITEQPFVCEAAREWRPEISCNDEPDIRQDGSRLWAIDRPNIAQPPRGWERLLRIRGFGGSRFADVYYISPSGKKLRSTVEIQRYLLQHPDEAEGVALSRFSFQTPKPLQKNFVKKRTDHVASPDGRVNGTLESSQGSPMSWTRPEANAELQLEMVNYTAPVVEPTDHRTAPCQDPFLKAIDRPTKRSKQPSGHMYNAGCTYGNLQKYEGQKSSLAFFSKGWLA
- the LOC108222718 gene encoding methyl-CpG-binding domain-containing protein 2-like, translated to MDPEINLQDLHPKKRWRSELYAQFVLAWQNNNQLPAEGTPEKNVNSLDDNHQLAVYTPADASASDGTVTQPPQNQAGRIAPSVEAYTVQCSLCYKWRLIPSKEKFEEIREHLIEQPFVCRALYQWRPQISCTVKTDLQPDGSKLWAIETPNIPRPPPRWKRILKIRASQGTRFADVYYYTPSNKRLRSTTEVQRYLREHPNEADGVDLGQFSFKIPLLVKEKSLEEHTTRVLQDGRKRRRMP